The Vanacampus margaritifer isolate UIUO_Vmar chromosome 16, RoL_Vmar_1.0, whole genome shotgun sequence genome includes the window CATGACTGCTTTAGACTGAGCATGCAGGTAGAGCTATAATTAGTCTACATCGATCTTACCTTAGCAACAGTGCTCAGTAAACCTTTTCCAATGCCAAATCCTAAAGGCAACATCAATTAACTGATGAGGCAGAAAATATGTTCTCTACAAATTTTAGTACACTCTAAAACAAAACGATAATGTAGTATGTTTGGCTTatcttttattttcacattacaAAATGTACATGTATTTTATCAGGAGTTCATGTGATAGACCAACACAAAGAGGCATGTTAATTATGAAGTGTAAAGAAAATAGTTTACATGTATTTTACGAATACAAATCTAAAAATGTGATTATAAAGTATAAAAAGATATAGTAAAATATATCGTACCTTAAAAAGGTAAAGCATGGTTGAATGTGAATAATTAGCTCAATGGGATACAGTCCACCTTGAAGGACAGTGTGGTTAATATTTACTAAGACAACTGCAAATCATAGCTTACCTCGGAATTCAGGCATCACATACAAATCCTCCAAATGCATCGAGCGTCCCTTCCATGTGCTGTATGTGTAAAAGTAAAAGCCGTATCCAACTGTGGTGAACCCTAATGGGACATGAAGAGACTGCTATCATCAAAACAGGAAGACAGAAAATACTTTGCTTAAATGTGCAAGGCTGGGGTTGGCATGCAATAATAATTGCACTCTATCATTGTAATTGTTGACAGAAcaaaaaatagagagagagagagagagagagagagaatgaaaatgaatagagtaatttaattgaattgaatttaacatgcaaactccacaatgGAAGGCTAGCCACTAGCAACCACTACTAGGTCACCATGCTCCTTCTtcctttaataaataaaaaacaaaaacaaacaaaaagtgatTGCCAAATCTTAGATTATTTAGCACCAAAATACCAGAATAATATTAGTTTTGAAGCATATAGCCCAGCCATATTTCTCTGCATAGAAATCATCAAATATCTCTGCGACAGTGGACAGGTGACAACTAGCAGACAAATATTTTACCTTCACCGGATTTGTTCTCTTCTGGTACCTCTGCGACAAGACATTCAAATAAGGGATTCTGGCAGAAACCGTCACGCTCCAGTTCtaaatgaaacacatttttagtTCATCTGAAACGTGTATACATAGAATAAAAGTGATTACTGACTAGACTAGacttacttctttttttattcacagcAGGGTACTGTCCCTTTCAGTTCACTTTATTGACATGTTTGATTATGGGCCTGACCATTTTTGAGGTGGGGGGGGAgatgaaaaaaatcactctCAAAAGGGaaagttaaaatatatatatatatataatatatatatatatatatatatatatatatatatatatatatatatatatattcgaaacatccccactagtttaaacatcacatactgattaatattatgtttgtggaatatgaattaagtagcaaaatccacctatgGTTATTGAACTACTTGCTGTCAGTGTCAACAGAAAAGGACGTCATAGTTCCTCGTTCAGGtaatggctcacctgtttgctgggtttggtcatgtgacgtttacAAGTTGAGCCTTGATtcgtcgttacctgagcaactgtgctgagagcaggtggcaaaatggccgccccgtgagatgtTTTATGGTCCTCAAACGTAATATTATTCAGGATTCTgcgtaagaatttttttttacttgacttttaACGCTGACCACGGGGCCAATGTCGAGACTAAACGTCTCAACAATATCAACACTAGAATATATCTTCATTATcgtaaaattacaaaatgatTATATTGAAATTATGTGTTGTGAGACGATTGTTATTACCTTCACATGATAGCTTAACTTGATCAGTCATCTTTTCATACAGAGCCaactcctgaaaaaaaaaatccttggggCATTACTATGCACCTGCTATTTTATATTGTATCCGTTTCCTTGAAATGGTCACTGATTATGTCATCACACGCTCACCATTATCATTCTCGATATATCTTTGCAGTCTCCTTTAGTTGCACAACGTATCTTGAAGTTCATGTTTGTAGCAGCAGAACAGTACTGGGACGAGTGGGGTCAAATTGAGTGCACTTTGCACGTTCAGTACGTTAAACAAAACGCTTCACCAACTTCCGTGTTACAAAAACAGGAAGCACTAATTGTGTATCCGTACATGCGTTGTctcccttcaaaataaaacaaaagtatcTACTTTTTAATGGACGATTTCTGATGACGTCAttgagaaaataataatttacattaCACTTGACAAACGTTTATTTAGTTATATGTTTTAATAGAATCCAACAGAAGCTTGTTAATGTACATCACCTGCAAACTTAGGTggaagtgagtgtgtgtgggttaagcataatttgtgtgtgtgtgcttttcatCAAAATACACTTCTAATTCTGTCGGGTTTCTCTTGCCAGACGGTCCAAGCTTTGTCCATCAAAATGTACTAAGTGCCAGCCTTCCTTGACGGTGACATCCTGAGCTCCTCTCGCAGCATAGAAGTCTTGCGATGGAGTATTCCAATCCAACACATTCAACTGCAACCGCGCACACTGCTTCTCTTTGGCCACCTGCACAAACATGACAAGGCTTTAAATTGACCATGCACCCCTAACCTTCTCCACAAAGCACAGGcagctacaaaaaaaactagtcggttttgttatttttattaaatgccATTCTCTCAATTTGTCAACAATCTACCTTGAAGCATTCTTACCTTAGCAACATTGCTCAGTAAACCTTTTCCAATGCCAAATCCTGATGAAGACATGAATAAACTGATGAGGCAGAACATATTTCAGTCCAAAAAGGCACAATATAGTTTTGTTAGGTAGGTCTTGGCTTCTTACAATAGTCAACTGACTTTTACTACAAGTTGAAAATAAACACGTTTCATTATTAGCCCTATGGGATACATTAAGGTAGACTTTACCTTAAAGGGTCAGAAACAGACTTTGTAGATATATTTCTGAAAATACGTTTAACATTCATTACAAAACTACAGTACATACCTAAAGAATGTAAATTCAGGGGTAAGACATTTGTAAGATCAACACAAATAAGAATCAAGACACACTATTTGTTGATAATGCCCAAAAACTTTTTACCTCTGAATTGTGGCATCACATACAAATCCTCCAAATACATGGCCCGCCCCTTCCAAGTGCAGTAGATGTAAAAGTAAAGTGCAAATCCAACAATTGTGAATCCTAAAGTAGCATAGAAATTATCGTCAAAAACAGATTCAACAAATGCCAAATTATGTGAATATAATAGTGTgcactttttaaatgatgaCCCATTATTTCAGCACTTTTCCTactattaatgtgacctataacctgtacagttcaataaaaaattcaagaggggaaataaaaagaaacaacagCAATAAGGTGGttacacaagtgtgcacaccctctcataACTGGTGTGTGGCCGGGTTCATAAttccaaataaattaaataccaaTCTTACTAGGCTGGAATTGACATAGATATATTTGTGAGTGGTGTAAATGAAAGCTGCACAGAAAGTAGTCGAGACAGGTAGGCTATTGTGATAGAAACATTTTACCTTCTTGAGATTTATTCTCATCCGGTACCTCTGCAACAAGACACTCAAACAAGGGATTCGGGCTGAAACCATCATGTTGCAGTtctaaagtcaaataaaataacaaataatcaAAACATTTCACTGCTGTAGTGTGAGTGAGCAAGATACATGTATTACTTaatatt containing:
- the LOC144036637 gene encoding thialysine N-epsilon-acetyltransferase-like isoform X1, whose product is MNFKIRCATKGDCKDISRMIMELALYEKMTDQVKLSCEELERDGFCQNPLFECLVAEVPEENKSGEGFTTVGYGFYFYTYSTWKGRSMHLEDLYVMPEFRGFGIGKGLLSTVAKVAKEKHCARLQLTVLDWNAPSRDFYAKRGAQDLTVKEGWHLILFDGQSLEDLGNDAPEN
- the LOC144036637 gene encoding thialysine N-epsilon-acetyltransferase-like isoform X2: MNFKIRCATKGDCKDISRMIMELALYEKMTDQVKLSCEELERDGFCQNPLFECLVAEVPEENKSGEGFTTVGYGFYFYTYSTWKGRSMHLEDLYVMPEFRGGLYPIELIIHIQPCFTFLRYDIFYYIFLYFIITFLDLYS
- the LOC144036636 gene encoding thialysine N-epsilon-acetyltransferase-like; its protein translation is MDFNIRAATKVDCKDISRLIMDLAVHDKMSDQVKLSCEELQHDGFSPNPLFECLVAEVPDENKSQEGFTIVGFALYFYIYCTWKGRAMYLEDLYVMPQFRGFGIGKGLLSNVAKVAKEKQCARLQLNVLDWNTPSQDFYAARGAQDVTVKEGWHLVHFDGQSLDRLARETRQN